One genomic segment of Rivularia sp. PCC 7116 includes these proteins:
- a CDS encoding Crp/Fnr family transcriptional regulator — protein sequence MFDSPSLSANQLLMGLPSEEYKRLVPYLKPVSLSLGQVIYEPKQLIKEVYFPLEAMISLVSIMKDNSTTEIGLVGNEGMVGLPVFLGGNTATNRAIVQVHGNALKMDASVLRSEFERGKKLQQKLLLYTQARLTQISQIAACKSHHLIEERLARWLLSVNDCVNRDELPLTQKFISEMLGVRRASVTEAAIALQKAGLISYSRGQITIQQRKQLEEAACECYGLIRDEFKRLLG from the coding sequence ATGTTTGATTCGCCTTCCTTGTCGGCTAATCAACTGTTGATGGGTTTACCTTCTGAAGAATATAAGCGCTTAGTTCCGTATCTAAAACCTGTTAGTTTGTCCTTAGGGCAGGTTATTTATGAACCGAAACAGTTGATAAAAGAAGTTTACTTTCCTTTAGAAGCAATGATTTCTTTGGTTTCGATTATGAAAGATAATTCGACTACCGAAATTGGTTTGGTAGGCAATGAAGGAATGGTTGGTCTTCCAGTATTTTTAGGAGGAAATACTGCGACAAATCGTGCAATCGTTCAGGTTCATGGTAATGCATTAAAAATGGATGCTTCGGTACTTAGAAGCGAATTTGAAAGAGGAAAAAAATTACAGCAAAAGCTGTTACTCTATACTCAAGCTAGATTAACTCAAATATCACAAATAGCAGCTTGCAAATCGCATCACTTGATTGAAGAAAGACTTGCTCGATGGCTGCTTTCGGTTAATGACTGTGTAAATAGAGATGAGCTACCGCTCACCCAAAAATTTATATCTGAAATGCTTGGAGTCCGTCGCGCTAGCGTTACAGAGGCAGCGATCGCGCTTCAGAAAGCAGGTTTAATTAGCTATAGCAGAGGGCAAATCACTATTCAGCAAAGGAAACAGCTCGAAGAGGCAGCTTGTGAATGCTATGGACTAATCCGTGATGAATTTAAGCGCTTACTGGGATAA
- a CDS encoding low temperature requirement protein A, giving the protein MKGWLQPPRLRIGEEVEEEHRHATWLELFYDLVYVVAVSQIAHYLNEDVSIKGFVGFVFLFIPIWWAWIGTTFYANRFDSDDIKHRLLTGLQMLSLAAVAVNIHHGLGESSAGFAIAYSATRFILVLEYLRVIKHIPQAKGLAKYYCTGFSIAAALWLISAFIPIPIRFMVWTLALIVDLTTAITAKRFQVALLPHPEHLPERFGLFTIIVLGEAIIAVVNGVSEQKWDVQSAISAILGFSIAFSLWWIYFENVTGSILQSNATSKKIRLIQIWLYGHLPLVIGLATTGVAVEQIIMSDANQALPSPQRWLICGGVALCLLSLSVLHSTGIIFRCKVRAKYRFLAAVILIFLAIIGINLQPVVITGLVALICAIQVIEDLYQSGELSTSQD; this is encoded by the coding sequence ATGAAAGGCTGGTTGCAACCTCCTCGTTTACGTATAGGTGAAGAAGTAGAAGAAGAACATCGTCATGCTACTTGGTTGGAGCTTTTTTATGATTTAGTGTATGTAGTTGCTGTATCGCAAATTGCTCATTATCTAAATGAAGATGTTTCGATAAAAGGCTTTGTTGGCTTCGTTTTTTTGTTTATACCAATTTGGTGGGCTTGGATTGGAACTACATTTTATGCAAATCGATTCGATAGCGATGATATAAAACATCGTTTGTTAACTGGTTTGCAAATGTTGTCATTAGCAGCTGTTGCTGTTAATATCCATCATGGCTTGGGTGAAAGTTCTGCTGGTTTTGCAATTGCTTACTCAGCAACCAGGTTTATTTTAGTTTTAGAATACTTACGAGTAATCAAGCATATTCCTCAAGCCAAAGGTTTAGCTAAATATTACTGCACCGGTTTTTCTATTGCTGCGGCTTTGTGGTTAATATCAGCTTTTATTCCAATTCCTATACGTTTTATGGTTTGGACATTAGCTTTAATTGTGGATTTGACTACAGCAATCACTGCAAAACGGTTTCAAGTTGCTTTGCTTCCTCATCCCGAACATTTACCAGAACGTTTTGGACTTTTTACTATTATTGTTTTAGGTGAAGCAATTATTGCCGTAGTGAATGGAGTTTCCGAACAAAAATGGGATGTACAAAGCGCAATTTCTGCGATACTTGGCTTTAGTATTGCTTTTAGTTTGTGGTGGATTTACTTTGAAAATGTTACGGGTTCGATTTTACAGAGTAATGCCACTAGCAAGAAAATCCGATTAATTCAAATCTGGCTTTACGGACATTTACCTCTGGTTATCGGTTTAGCTACTACAGGGGTTGCTGTAGAACAAATAATAATGAGCGATGCAAATCAAGCTCTACCAAGTCCACAACGTTGGTTAATTTGTGGTGGAGTCGCTCTATGTTTGCTCAGTTTAAGTGTTCTCCATAGTACGGGGATAATATTTCGTTGCAAAGTTAGAGCCAAATACAGATTTTTGGCTGCCGTAATTTTGATATTTCTGGCTATAATCGGGATAAATTTGCAACCTGTGGTTATTACCGGATTAGTTGCTTTGATTTGCGCCATTCAGGTGATAGAAGATTTATATCAAAGTGGTGAATTGTCTACATCTCAAGATTGA